A genomic stretch from Telopea speciosissima isolate NSW1024214 ecotype Mountain lineage chromosome 7, Tspe_v1, whole genome shotgun sequence includes:
- the LOC122669977 gene encoding kinesin-like protein KIN-1: protein MSNITVCARFRPLSSKEKRDHGDSTCIQLLDSETFVFKDEKGEDYTFRFDRVFCQGSEQSDLYEFLAQPIVQDALNAVNGTILAYGQTGAGKTYSMEGANIFGCDENTKGLLARVVDGIFECLNCVNVMTVYTVKLSMVEIYMEKVRDLLDLSKDNLQIKEDKVQGIHLSGVTEISISDPAEALQNLSSGIANRAVGETNMNMASSRSHCAYIFTVQQEQHRRVKTGKLVLVDLAGSEKIEKTGAEGKVLEEAKTINKSLSALGNVINALTSGTQGKLNHIPYRDSKLTRILQDALGGNSRTALLCCCSPSTSNASESLSTLRFGARAKHIKTSPRVNRIKDKKEQLEPSLTKDESWERTLDKLKEKLKAEDVKLEEELLISSDSSSIKSVESAYEDEASQTVSLLQRVEELESTGRKLKRENRLLKAKLAVFQNINSHQQNDGKYLNMALLVLSFFFSLVVLFLTS from the exons ATGTCCAATATAACAGTTTGTGCTCGATTCAGACCTTTAAGTtcgaaagagaaaagagatcatGGTGATTCAACTTGCATCCAGCTCCTAGATTCTGAAACTTTTGTTTTCAAG GATGAGAAAGGAGAAGACTACACATTTCGTTTTGATAGGGTGTTCTGTCAAGGATCTGAGCAATCTGATCTGTATGAATTTCTTGCTCAGCCTATTGTGCAAG ATGCTCTCAATGCAGTAAATGGAACAATCCTTGCTTACGGACAG aCTGGAGCAGGGAAGACATATAGTATGGAG GGTGCTAATATCTTTGGTTGTGATGAGAATACAAAAGGACTTCTAGCGCGAGTTGTGGATGGAATATTTGAGTGTCTCAACTGTGTTAATGTGATGACAGTTTACACTGTCAAGTTGTCAATG GTGGAGATCTATATGGAGAAAGTAAG GGATCTTTTGGATTTATCTAAAGACAACTTACAAATCAAGGAGGATAAAGTGCAGGGAATACATTTATCAGGAGTAACTGAG ATCTCTATATCCGACCCCGCAGAAGCCCTGCAAAACTTATCG AGTGGAATTGCTAACCGGGCAGTTGGAGAGACAA ACATGAACATGGCCAGTAGCAGAAGCCACTGTGCCTACATTTTTACAGTTCAGCAAGAACAACATAGGAG AGTCAAAACTGGCAAGCTAGTTCTTGTGGACTTAGCTGGTTCTGAGAAAATTGAGAAAACTGGTGCTGAAGGGAAAGTTCTTGAAGAAGCAAAGACAATCAACAAGTCCCTCTCGGCCCTTGGGAATGTAATCAATGCTCTGACCAGCGGAACACAAGGCAAACTGAACCACATTCCGTATCGTGATTCTAAGCTCACTCGGATTCTACAAGATGCTCTT GGTGGGAACTCCCGAACTGCATTGCTATGTTGCTGCTCACCAAGCACGTCAAATGCATCAGAAAGCCTCTCCACCCTTCGCTTTGGTGCAAG GGCAAAGCATATAAAGACATCACCACGGGTAAATAGAATTAAAGATAAAAAGGAGCAACTGGAACCGTCTCTAACAAAAGATGAGTCATGGGAGAGGACACTGGACAAG TTAAAGGAGAAGCTGAAGGCTGAAGATGTGAAGCTGGAAGAAGAGTTGCTTATATCCTCTGATAGTAGTTCAATCAAATCTGTGGAATCAGCTTATGAAGATGAAGCCTCTCAAACAGTTTCCTTATTGCAACGAGTGGAAGAGCTTGAGAGCACTGGTAGAAAG CTTAAGAGAGAGAACAGACTTCTCAAGGCCAAACTCGCAGTGTTTCAGAACATCAATTCACACCAGCAAAATGATGGAAAATATCTCAATATGGCCTTGCTTgtattgtctttctttttttccttagtTGTGCTATTCTTGACAAGTTAG